The following are encoded together in the Malaya genurostris strain Urasoe2022 chromosome 3, Malgen_1.1, whole genome shotgun sequence genome:
- the LOC131437806 gene encoding alpha-tocopherol transfer protein-like, giving the protein MASLRLITPELAEIAREELNEVTSRIPEDIGSLKAWLSKQPHLNPRTDDQFLVSFLRGCKYSLEKTKEKLDNYYTVKSALPEFFENRDPSNAKIQEYARLGVNLPLPYTIGAGGPRIMLARMGCYDPSKYSIVEIMKVCYMITDLLLVNDDVSVIAGHMVLVDLRGMSLSTLAQFSPTLIKKLTSVIEAFPIRTKGIHFVNPTTGFDALFKMFHGFLSKKIQERIGVHETFEALHKVIPKRYLPEEYGGSGGKLDSIIHDCTNEIVAYREFFLDDARYRNDEKKRPGKPKNASTLFGVEGSFRSLELD; this is encoded by the exons ATGGCCTCGCTACGCTTGATAACACCGGAACTGGCGGAGATAGCTAGAGAAGAGCTGAACGAGGTGACCAGCAGAATCCCGGAGGACATAGGCTCCTTGAAGGCTTGGCTTTCGAAGCAACCACATCTTAATCCACGCACTGACGATCAGTTTTTGGTGAGTTTCCTTCGCGGGTGTAAGTACAGTCTGGAAAAGACAAAAGAAAAACTGGATAACTACTATACGGTGAAATCGGCGCTTCCggagtttttcgaaaatcgcgatCCGTCGAATGCGAAGATTCAGGAATATGCGAGGCTTGG CGTAAATTTACCTCTTCCATACACGATAGGAGCCGGAGGACCTCGGATCATGTTAGCACGAATGGGATGCTACGATCCTAGTAAATACTCTATCGTTGAAATAATGAAAGTTTGTTACATGATCACCGATTTGCTGCTAGTGAATGATGATGTATCCGTCATTGCTGGCCACATGGTGCTAGTTGATCTCCGAGGTATGTCCCTGTCTACGTTGGCTCAATTTAGTCCTACCTTAATCAA GAAACTGACATCCGTAATTGAAGCGTTTCCGATCCGAACAAAAGGTATTCATTTCGTTAACCCCACAACGGGTTTTGATGCTCTCTTTAAAATGTTCCACGGGTTTCTAAGTAAAAAGATTCAAGAGCGAATAGGAGTGCATGAGACATTCGAAGCACTCCACAAAGTAATTCCCAAACGTTATCTTCCGGAAGAGTACGGTGGAAGTGGCGGAAAGTTGGATAGCATTATCCACGACTGTACGAATGAGATCGTTGCATACCGTGAGTTTTTCCTCGACGATGCTCGCTATCGAAACGACGAGAAAAAACGGCCAGGGAAACCAAAGAATGCCAGTACTCTATTCGGAGTGGAAGGATCCTTCCGATCGCTGGAATTAGATTAA